From Methylocystis sp. ATCC 49242, one genomic window encodes:
- a CDS encoding murein L,D-transpeptidase: protein MSAALVGLGASAFICATPLLAQDAAPAPAAAPAPAQPAPPPAAAPAAPAAEPGAAPAPGPVAAPKPKPRPKPPAPPRETALSDDPAPVLQPETFFTTSKASERYAQIVDLGGWPKVGVSLRPGSKGPAVSTLRRRLAAEDDAVTDTNKQSWDPALTEAVKRFQFRMGLKQTGVVAGATLRALDVPATVRFRQLASSAQRLAGVDFPFGPRYIVVNIPSTAVDAVDNDRVVRRYAAIVGDPEHHSPEVQAKVVAVNINPTWTVPTSIIKNEIAPKMLKDPSYLTRSRIRVLNGRGEEVDPRSINWASERAVNYTLRQDSGAHNSLGSIRISMPNPHSVYMHDTPSRNLFASDYRFLSHGCVRVQGVVDLAAWLLDGSNGPQLSKEQINAKIASGEREEVRLSHPVPVVWVYMTGWASADGIVHFRDDVYHLDEVGGAAE from the coding sequence GTGAGCGCGGCCTTGGTCGGACTCGGCGCGTCGGCTTTCATTTGCGCGACGCCGCTTCTCGCGCAGGACGCCGCGCCAGCGCCCGCCGCAGCTCCCGCGCCTGCCCAGCCGGCGCCGCCGCCGGCCGCTGCGCCTGCGGCTCCGGCCGCCGAGCCGGGAGCCGCCCCCGCCCCGGGGCCCGTCGCCGCGCCAAAGCCGAAGCCCAGGCCGAAGCCGCCGGCGCCGCCGCGGGAGACGGCGCTCTCCGACGATCCGGCGCCGGTGCTGCAGCCGGAAACCTTCTTCACGACCTCGAAAGCCTCGGAGCGTTATGCGCAGATCGTCGATCTCGGCGGCTGGCCGAAGGTCGGCGTGTCGCTGCGTCCCGGCTCAAAGGGGCCGGCTGTCTCGACGCTTCGCCGTCGCCTTGCGGCCGAGGACGACGCGGTCACGGATACGAACAAGCAGAGCTGGGATCCGGCGCTGACGGAGGCGGTGAAACGCTTCCAGTTTCGCATGGGGCTGAAGCAGACCGGCGTGGTCGCCGGCGCCACGCTGCGCGCGCTCGATGTTCCCGCCACCGTCCGCTTCCGCCAGCTCGCCTCCAGCGCGCAGCGCCTCGCGGGCGTCGATTTCCCTTTCGGTCCGCGCTACATCGTCGTGAATATTCCCTCGACCGCCGTGGACGCGGTGGACAATGACCGCGTCGTGCGCCGTTACGCCGCGATCGTCGGCGATCCCGAGCATCATTCGCCGGAAGTGCAGGCCAAGGTCGTCGCGGTGAACATCAATCCGACATGGACCGTGCCGACGTCGATCATAAAAAACGAGATCGCGCCGAAGATGCTGAAGGATCCGTCCTATCTCACGCGCTCGCGCATCCGCGTGCTCAACGGGCGAGGCGAAGAGGTCGATCCGCGTTCGATCAACTGGGCGAGCGAGCGCGCGGTGAACTACACGCTGCGGCAGGACTCGGGCGCGCATAATTCGCTGGGCTCGATCCGCATCTCCATGCCGAATCCGCATTCGGTCTATATGCACGACACGCCGTCGCGCAATCTCTTCGCCAGCGACTATCGCTTCCTGTCGCATGGATGCGTGCGCGTGCAGGGCGTCGTCGATCTCGCCGCCTGGCTGCTCGACGGCTCCAACGGCCCGCAGCTGAGCAAGGAGCAGATCAACGCGAAGATCGCCTCCGGCGAACGCGAGGAAGTGCGGCTCTCGCATCCGGTGCCTGTGGTGTGGGTCTATATGACCGGCTGGGCGTCGGCGGACGGCATCGTGCATTTCCGCGACGATGTTTATCATCTGGACGAGGTGGGCGGGGCGGCGGAGTAG
- a CDS encoding ABC transporter permease, with protein MSQQRSLTRPTSLRDIVVPLAVFAAALGAWEWIVVHESIPPYILPAPSAIFAKLIEDRELLFSSLWVTLGETLKALVIATVCGVALALLLAQSKWLERALLPFAIVLQVTPIIAIAPLLLVYLQPRTAVLVCAFLVAFFPILSNTSLGLASVDHGLRDLFDLYRASPWQKLVYLRLPAALPQFLTGLRIGGGLSLIGAIVAELAAGAAGQGTGLAFRIVEAGFRLDIPRMFAALALISVTGLAIYGALAALSYYLLRGWHESARERGD; from the coding sequence ATGAGCCAGCAACGCTCGCTGACACGCCCGACGTCGTTACGCGACATCGTCGTTCCACTCGCCGTCTTCGCCGCCGCGCTCGGCGCATGGGAGTGGATCGTCGTCCATGAGAGCATCCCGCCCTATATCCTGCCGGCGCCGAGCGCGATTTTCGCAAAGCTGATCGAGGACCGCGAACTCCTCTTCTCATCGCTGTGGGTGACGCTCGGCGAGACGCTGAAGGCGCTCGTGATCGCCACCGTCTGCGGCGTGGCGCTCGCCCTGTTGCTGGCGCAGTCGAAATGGCTGGAGCGCGCCTTGCTTCCCTTCGCGATCGTGCTTCAGGTGACGCCGATCATCGCCATCGCGCCGCTGCTGCTCGTCTATCTCCAGCCAAGGACCGCGGTGCTGGTCTGCGCCTTTCTCGTCGCCTTCTTTCCGATACTGTCGAACACGTCGCTCGGCCTCGCCTCGGTCGATCACGGCTTGCGCGATCTCTTCGATCTGTATCGCGCCTCGCCCTGGCAGAAGCTCGTCTATCTGCGCCTGCCGGCGGCGCTGCCGCAATTTCTCACGGGGCTGCGCATCGGCGGCGGACTGTCGCTCATCGGCGCCATCGTCGCGGAGCTGGCGGCGGGCGCAGCGGGTCAGGGAACAGGCCTCGCCTTTCGGATTGTCGAGGCGGGTTTCCGTCTCGACATTCCGCGCATGTTCGCCGCGCTGGCGCTGATTTCGGTCACCGGGCTTGCGATATATGGCGCGCTCGCGGCGCTGTCATATTACCTGCTGCGCGGCTGGCACGAGAGCGCGCGGGAGCGCGGGGATTAG
- a CDS encoding ABC transporter ATP-binding protein: MTTAPLVSLHGVAKTFPNGVTALAGLDLDVREGETLTLLGPSGCGKSTVLRLIAGLSPPSAGAISWADPEARKNIGFVFQEPTLLPWANVADNVYLPLRVAGETRAGAQPRIDRVLEHVGLSDFAHALPRELSGGMKMRCAIARALVTRPALILMDEPFAALDEVTRFKLNDDLLALKRDLGATIVFVTHSVFESAYLSTRIIVMSKPRGAIMEEIEIDPALTRDPEFRMSERFSDICRRASRALRDAMGENSR; the protein is encoded by the coding sequence ATGACAACCGCGCCCCTCGTCTCCCTCCATGGCGTCGCCAAGACCTTTCCAAATGGCGTCACGGCGCTCGCGGGCCTCGACCTCGATGTGCGCGAAGGCGAGACGCTGACGCTGCTCGGCCCCTCCGGCTGCGGAAAATCCACGGTGCTGCGGCTTATCGCAGGCCTCTCGCCGCCGAGCGCAGGCGCCATTTCATGGGCCGATCCAGAGGCGAGGAAGAACATCGGATTCGTTTTTCAGGAGCCCACGCTCCTGCCCTGGGCAAATGTCGCGGACAATGTCTATTTGCCGCTGCGCGTCGCGGGCGAGACGCGAGCCGGCGCGCAGCCGCGCATCGACAGGGTGCTGGAGCATGTCGGCCTCAGCGACTTCGCGCACGCCTTGCCGCGCGAACTCTCGGGCGGCATGAAGATGCGCTGCGCCATCGCGCGCGCGCTCGTCACGAGGCCCGCGCTGATATTGATGGACGAGCCTTTCGCGGCGCTCGATGAAGTGACGCGTTTCAAGCTCAACGACGACCTGCTGGCGCTCAAGCGCGATCTCGGCGCGACAATCGTCTTCGTGACCCATTCGGTGTTCGAGAGCGCCTATCTCTCGACGCGCATCATCGTGATGTCGAAGCCGCGCGGCGCGATCATGGAAGAAATCGAGATTGATCCGGCGCTGACGCGCGACCCGGAGTTCCGCATGAGCGAACGCTTCTCCGACATTTGCCGGCGCGCGTCGCGCGCGCTGCGCGACGCGATGGGAGAGAACTCTCGATGA
- a CDS encoding ABC transporter substrate-binding protein, whose product MRLVRLASIFFTVVIAAPASALDKVSFATNWRAQAEHGGFYQAVVDGTYKSYGLDVNIQQGGPQINARLLLAAGRVDFAMGANTIQMFEAVQQKVPVVTVASMFQIDPVIFMSHPGEGLDRFEDLPKATAFVANDMLVSVWIWLKQAYGFRDDKVKPYGFNSAPFIADRKSIQQGFLTSEPYAIERQGGFKPNVFLLPDYGYDSYSTTIEARADTIARNPDLVQRFVDASIIGWYNYIYGDNAAANAVIKRDNPEMTDGQIAYSLEKIKERGIVDSGDALTLGVGVMTDARMKSFFDKMAKAGVVPDNLDYKRGYTLQFIGKKVGMDLRPKQ is encoded by the coding sequence ATGCGTCTTGTCCGCCTCGCATCAATTTTCTTCACGGTTGTCATTGCGGCGCCCGCATCCGCGCTCGACAAGGTGAGCTTCGCCACCAACTGGCGCGCGCAGGCGGAGCACGGCGGCTTCTATCAGGCCGTCGTCGATGGAACCTACAAAAGCTACGGACTTGACGTAAACATTCAGCAGGGCGGTCCGCAAATAAATGCGCGACTGCTGCTCGCGGCGGGCCGCGTCGATTTCGCCATGGGCGCGAATACGATCCAGATGTTCGAGGCCGTGCAGCAGAAGGTACCGGTCGTCACCGTCGCCAGCATGTTCCAGATCGATCCCGTCATCTTCATGTCGCATCCCGGCGAGGGCCTCGATCGCTTCGAGGATCTGCCGAAGGCGACCGCCTTCGTCGCCAATGACATGCTCGTGTCGGTCTGGATATGGTTGAAGCAGGCGTATGGATTTCGCGACGACAAGGTGAAGCCGTACGGATTCAATTCGGCGCCATTCATTGCGGACAGGAAATCCATCCAGCAGGGCTTTCTTACTTCCGAGCCTTATGCGATCGAGCGGCAGGGCGGCTTCAAGCCGAATGTGTTCCTGCTTCCGGATTACGGCTACGACAGCTATTCCACGACGATCGAAGCGCGCGCCGACACGATCGCAAGGAACCCCGATCTCGTGCAGCGCTTCGTCGACGCCTCGATCATCGGCTGGTATAATTATATTTACGGCGACAACGCCGCCGCGAACGCCGTCATCAAGCGCGACAACCCCGAGATGACCGACGGACAGATCGCCTATTCGCTGGAGAAGATCAAAGAGCGCGGCATTGTCGACTCCGGCGACGCATTGACCCTCGGCGTCGGCGTGATGACGGATGCGCGCATGAAAAGCTTCTTCGACAAGATGGCGAAGGCCGGCGTCGTTCCCGACAACCTCGATTACAAGCGCGGCTACACGCTGCAGTTCATCGGCAAGAAAGTCGGCATGGATTTGCGGCCGAAGCAATGA
- a CDS encoding TldD/PmbA family protein, with amino-acid sequence MFLSADDAKAIAEKIISRSGADACVVKIDGGEDHSLRFARGGATTNITTSEASVRISSHVGGRIGSVTTASLDDDALESARARSEEIARMLPVDPDYVAPLGPQEYEASARYDDAAGAMRLDALAAQAARVIEEGARAGVDTFGCASSARRFEALATSAGLFAYERRSEIDLSATARNRADSWSGWAGAHEFFAQNLDAEEIARRACDKAAQDIEPVDLEPGAYTVILEPVAAAELAFWVMSAMDARAADEGRSFYSRPGGGTLVGERLFDEKLTIRIDPADPLAPECGVGWEGVPHRARAFVDKGVLKTLYRSRAWAQKTDAEAIPFGRNFIIEGGDASIDDMIRSVKRGVLVTRIWYDNIVDPRSLLVTGLTRDGNFLIENGRIVAPVRNMRFNQRLGELFARIAALGKTERTWRAAGGGGAAAAPPMLVEAFNFSSKSSGI; translated from the coding sequence ATGTTCCTCTCCGCCGACGACGCCAAAGCCATCGCCGAAAAGATTATCTCGCGCTCGGGCGCCGACGCCTGCGTCGTGAAGATCGACGGCGGCGAGGACCATAGCCTGCGCTTCGCGCGCGGCGGCGCCACGACCAACATCACAACCTCTGAAGCGAGCGTGCGAATTTCCTCGCATGTCGGCGGGCGCATCGGCTCGGTGACGACGGCGAGCCTCGACGACGACGCGCTCGAATCTGCGCGCGCGCGTTCGGAGGAAATCGCGCGCATGCTGCCGGTCGATCCCGACTATGTAGCGCCGCTCGGCCCGCAGGAATATGAGGCGTCCGCCCGCTACGACGACGCGGCGGGGGCGATGCGTCTCGACGCGCTGGCGGCGCAGGCGGCGCGCGTGATCGAGGAAGGCGCGCGCGCAGGCGTCGACACATTCGGCTGCGCGTCGAGCGCGAGGCGCTTCGAGGCGCTGGCGACGAGCGCCGGACTATTCGCCTATGAGCGCAGGAGCGAGATCGATCTTTCCGCAACCGCCCGCAACCGCGCCGACAGCTGGTCCGGCTGGGCGGGCGCGCATGAATTCTTCGCACAAAATCTCGACGCCGAAGAAATCGCGCGCCGCGCCTGCGACAAGGCCGCGCAAGACATCGAGCCCGTCGATCTCGAGCCCGGCGCCTACACCGTCATCCTCGAGCCCGTCGCCGCCGCCGAACTCGCCTTCTGGGTGATGAGCGCGATGGACGCGCGCGCAGCCGATGAAGGTCGCAGTTTCTATTCGCGTCCCGGCGGCGGCACGCTCGTCGGCGAAAGGCTCTTCGACGAAAAGCTTACGATCCGCATCGACCCCGCCGATCCGCTCGCGCCCGAATGCGGCGTCGGCTGGGAGGGCGTGCCGCATCGCGCCCGCGCCTTTGTCGACAAGGGCGTGCTGAAGACGCTCTATCGTTCGCGCGCATGGGCGCAGAAAACAGACGCCGAAGCCATTCCTTTCGGACGCAACTTCATCATCGAGGGCGGCGACGCCTCGATCGACGACATGATCCGCTCCGTGAAGCGCGGCGTGCTGGTGACTCGCATCTGGTACGACAATATCGTCGATCCGAGGAGCCTGCTCGTGACCGGCCTCACGCGCGACGGCAATTTCCTCATCGAGAACGGCCGCATCGTCGCGCCCGTGCGCAACATGCGATTCAACCAGCGGCTGGGCGAGCTCTTCGCGCGCATCGCGGCGCTCGGAAAAACCGAGCGCACGTGGCGGGCGGCGGGCGGCGGCGGGGCGGCGGCCGCGCCGCCGATGCTGGTCGAAGCCTTCAATTTCTCATCGAAATCGAGCGGCATCTGA
- a CDS encoding TldD/PmbA family protein: MASIFAPMRDAPERQTAVGESRFALDRAMLDDLADLALEAAKRGGASYADIRLGETKREYAYAKDDRLEQYDERASRGFGVRVLLDGSWGFYGARRLDAASVREGVQRALDNARAVRPIQAQPVALEQLPAHEAEWIMPMGADPFAVSSREKSDLLLAICAAARDNGADFCSASLSAAREERMFANSHGARILQTRTRVHPTFTATAIDRGLGRMATRDSLTPARGAGWEYVLGAGLVAEAARAGEEARAKLTAKPVTAGDCDIIIDPTNLWLTIHETVGHSTELDRALGWEANFAGTTFVKPAMLNNLRFGSELMTIVADRSQHGALSTIGYDDDGAPAELSEFAIVEKGVFRNFQMALGQAHLIGLSASNGCAYADSPTAFPIQRMPNISLKPNPDKCSLDDLVSGIENGIYVVGAGSWSIDQQRDNFQFGGQLFYEIKNGKLGEMLRDAAYQGRTTQFWNSLDGLGDASTYHLDGTFTCGKAEPVQVAPVSHGTPLARFRNVRVLNTSSDA, translated from the coding sequence GTGGCGTCGATATTTGCGCCCATGCGCGACGCGCCGGAGCGCCAGACCGCCGTCGGCGAGAGCCGCTTCGCGCTCGACCGCGCGATGCTCGACGATCTTGCCGACCTTGCTCTGGAGGCGGCGAAGCGCGGTGGGGCGAGCTATGCCGACATTCGCCTCGGCGAGACGAAACGCGAATACGCCTACGCCAAGGACGACCGGCTGGAGCAATATGACGAGCGTGCCTCGCGCGGCTTCGGCGTTCGCGTGCTGCTCGACGGGAGCTGGGGCTTCTATGGCGCGCGGCGGCTCGACGCGGCGAGCGTGCGTGAGGGGGTTCAACGGGCGCTCGACAACGCCCGCGCCGTGCGCCCGATACAGGCGCAGCCGGTCGCGCTCGAACAGCTTCCGGCGCATGAGGCGGAGTGGATCATGCCAATGGGCGCCGATCCTTTCGCCGTCTCGTCGCGCGAGAAGTCCGATCTGCTGCTCGCGATCTGCGCCGCGGCGCGCGACAACGGCGCCGATTTCTGCTCGGCCTCGCTGTCGGCGGCGCGCGAGGAGCGCATGTTCGCCAACAGCCATGGCGCCCGCATTCTTCAGACGCGCACCCGCGTGCATCCGACCTTTACGGCCACCGCCATCGACCGCGGTCTCGGCCGCATGGCGACGCGCGACAGCCTGACGCCCGCGCGCGGCGCCGGCTGGGAATATGTGCTCGGCGCCGGCCTCGTCGCGGAAGCCGCCCGCGCGGGCGAGGAAGCGCGCGCGAAGCTCACCGCCAAACCCGTGACGGCGGGCGATTGCGACATCATCATCGACCCGACCAATCTCTGGCTGACGATCCACGAGACCGTCGGCCATTCGACCGAGCTCGACCGCGCCCTCGGCTGGGAGGCGAATTTCGCGGGCACGACTTTCGTGAAACCCGCGATGCTGAACAATCTGCGCTTCGGCTCGGAGCTGATGACCATTGTCGCCGACCGCTCGCAGCACGGCGCTCTCTCGACCATAGGCTATGACGACGACGGCGCGCCGGCGGAACTCTCGGAATTCGCGATCGTCGAAAAGGGCGTATTCCGCAATTTCCAGATGGCGCTGGGACAGGCGCATCTCATCGGTCTTTCGGCCTCCAATGGCTGCGCCTATGCCGACAGCCCCACGGCTTTCCCGATCCAGCGCATGCCGAATATCTCACTGAAGCCCAATCCCGATAAATGCTCGCTCGACGATCTCGTGAGCGGGATCGAGAACGGAATTTACGTCGTCGGCGCCGGCAGCTGGAGCATCGACCAGCAGCGCGACAATTTCCAGTTCGGCGGCCAGCTTTTTTACGAGATCAAAAACGGCAAACTCGGCGAGATGCTGCGCGACGCCGCCTATCAGGGGCGGACGACGCAATTCTGGAATTCGCTCGACGGTCTGGGCGACGCGAGCACCTATCATCTCGACGGCACATTCACCTGCGGCAAGGCGGAGCCGGTGCAGGTCGCGCCCGTCTCGCACGGCACCCCGCTCGCGCGTTTCCGCAATGTGCGCGTGCTGAATACGAGCAGCGACGCCTGA
- a CDS encoding RluA family pseudouridine synthase, producing MNLLSRLLHRDGLMLIIDKPAGVPVHRGPKGGPSLEDAFDELRFGLPRAPALAHRLDKDTSGCLVLGRHRKALDRLGKLFKSGRISKTYWAVVEGAPEAEEGEIDLALGRLDAARGWWMRPDPLGLPSRTSWRVLGRSPDASLAFVEFTPHTGRTHQIRVHAQAMGWPILGDPIYGHGRREGAPPLHLHARAITIPMQDSKEPVRAEAPPPDHMSEALALCGLAPDLPTTTKTINMTV from the coding sequence ATGAACCTGCTCTCCCGCCTTCTGCATCGCGACGGGCTGATGCTTATCATCGACAAGCCCGCGGGCGTTCCCGTGCATCGCGGCCCCAAGGGCGGCCCGAGTCTCGAGGACGCCTTCGACGAGCTGCGCTTCGGCCTGCCCCGCGCCCCGGCCCTCGCCCACCGGCTCGACAAGGACACATCCGGCTGCCTGGTGCTCGGCCGCCATCGCAAGGCGCTGGACCGCCTCGGTAAACTGTTCAAATCCGGGCGCATCTCCAAGACCTATTGGGCCGTCGTCGAAGGCGCGCCGGAGGCGGAGGAAGGCGAGATCGACCTCGCGCTGGGCCGGCTCGACGCCGCCCGCGGCTGGTGGATGCGGCCCGACCCGCTGGGCCTCCCGTCGCGCACGAGCTGGCGGGTGCTGGGGCGGAGCCCCGACGCCAGTCTGGCCTTCGTCGAGTTCACGCCGCACACCGGCCGCACGCACCAGATTCGCGTCCATGCGCAGGCGATGGGCTGGCCGATCCTCGGCGATCCCATTTATGGCCACGGCAGGCGCGAAGGCGCGCCGCCGCTGCATCTCCATGCACGGGCGATCACCATTCCCATGCAGGACAGCAAGGAGCCGGTGCGAGCAGAGGCGCCGCCGCCGGATCATATGAGCGAGGCCCTTGCATTGTGCGGATTGGCGCCCGATTTGCCAACTACAACCAAAACGATCAACATGACGGTTTGA
- a CDS encoding SGNH/GDSL hydrolase family protein yields MRPRSGARVGGMIGYAALAIRQGLAVLLPGVHRAAFILMVTGGLTLLTLKRTDEPSIGCAIVDGHAPDYRILVVGESWASGGKLLPELPKAVSERLGGRGVQTCSIGFNGRNSRLLYTELREKFPKEKIESIANGKKLDKVIIMNGVNDEIQHVGASTYVEYTKKLVEYFSDAGDVEVISIPRVNERYFKPPNLYSLIKRTILRCFYDGCDYQINDLYRVALWRDHPELHVIEFDNFIDKFEGHEEYYTLDGVHLTDEYYHKYGAFIGRAMSLSADETHRK; encoded by the coding sequence ATGAGGCCGCGCTCAGGCGCGCGGGTCGGCGGGATGATCGGCTACGCAGCGTTGGCAATCAGGCAAGGGCTGGCGGTGCTCCTTCCCGGCGTTCATCGGGCCGCTTTCATCCTGATGGTGACGGGCGGCCTGACGCTTCTGACGCTGAAACGCACCGACGAACCGTCCATCGGTTGCGCCATCGTCGACGGTCACGCTCCAGATTACAGAATCCTCGTGGTGGGCGAGTCATGGGCGTCGGGAGGCAAGCTTTTGCCGGAACTTCCGAAAGCCGTGTCGGAACGCCTCGGGGGAAGAGGCGTGCAGACCTGCAGCATCGGCTTCAATGGCCGTAACTCTAGGCTTCTGTATACGGAGCTGCGCGAGAAATTTCCGAAGGAGAAAATTGAAAGCATCGCTAACGGGAAAAAGCTGGACAAGGTCATCATCATGAATGGCGTGAACGATGAAATCCAGCACGTCGGCGCATCGACCTATGTGGAATACACCAAGAAGCTCGTCGAGTATTTTTCGGACGCGGGCGACGTCGAAGTCATTTCGATCCCTCGCGTCAACGAGCGCTATTTCAAACCGCCGAACCTCTACAGTCTGATCAAGCGAACGATATTGCGCTGCTTCTACGACGGCTGCGATTATCAGATCAACGACTTGTACAGAGTGGCCCTGTGGCGGGACCACCCCGAGCTACACGTGATCGAATTCGACAATTTCATCGACAAATTCGAGGGTCACGAAGAATATTACACGCTGGACGGCGTGCATCTGACCGACGAATACTATCACAAATACGGCGCTTTCATCGGCCGCGCCATGTCGCTCAGCGCGGATGAAACTCACCGCAAATAG
- a CDS encoding acyltransferase, whose amino-acid sequence MSVGSDKLASPGALRMALAFAVFLHHTSSFNLGMSAVLIFFVLSGYWVATMWTRTYSKTTAAYFTYLVSRVWRVAPVFALCSAITWALLFWRGGAPEDVGGLLHQFFSNIMILGYNSLPYQANLPGWSLDMEMQFYLIAPLVVFLVSKNIFLLFACVLVSFFSPWLGGAATVAPFLYFFGIGVASASHDLNPSSRLAYGSLFGTLALLLVCSVILVKNIVLGGSNGEALLAFGPKTNMLIALMMTPWALYTTRQKSGATDRMFGELSYIFYLLHWSVIGALGTGAGSYANRLLLCSEALAVILAASFVIWLLFDRPINRLRAAWVASRRIVAEPAGALQPLVA is encoded by the coding sequence ATGTCGGTCGGATCGGACAAATTGGCTTCGCCGGGCGCGCTGAGGATGGCGCTGGCCTTCGCGGTTTTCCTTCATCACACGTCGAGTTTCAACCTCGGCATGTCCGCGGTGCTGATCTTCTTCGTCCTCAGCGGCTATTGGGTCGCCACGATGTGGACGCGGACCTATTCGAAAACGACGGCCGCCTATTTCACCTATCTCGTGTCGCGCGTCTGGCGCGTCGCGCCGGTCTTCGCCTTGTGCTCGGCGATCACCTGGGCGCTCCTTTTCTGGCGCGGCGGCGCGCCGGAGGACGTGGGCGGCCTGCTGCATCAGTTTTTTTCCAACATCATGATCCTGGGCTATAATTCCCTTCCCTACCAGGCCAATTTGCCGGGCTGGTCGCTGGACATGGAGATGCAGTTCTATCTGATCGCTCCGCTGGTCGTCTTTCTGGTCTCGAAGAATATCTTTCTGCTGTTTGCCTGCGTGCTGGTTTCATTCTTCTCGCCCTGGCTCGGCGGCGCCGCCACGGTGGCCCCGTTTCTCTATTTCTTCGGCATTGGCGTCGCTTCGGCCAGCCACGATCTGAATCCGAGCTCCCGTTTGGCCTATGGGTCGCTTTTCGGGACGCTGGCGCTGCTGCTCGTGTGCAGCGTGATCCTCGTCAAGAACATCGTGCTCGGCGGGTCGAATGGCGAGGCCCTGCTCGCTTTCGGCCCCAAGACCAACATGCTCATCGCGCTGATGATGACGCCCTGGGCGCTCTACACGACGCGGCAGAAAAGCGGCGCGACGGACCGGATGTTCGGTGAATTGTCCTACATCTTCTACCTGCTGCACTGGTCCGTCATCGGCGCGCTGGGGACGGGCGCAGGCTCCTATGCGAATCGTCTCCTCCTTTGCTCCGAGGCGCTGGCGGTGATCCTCGCGGCGTCCTTCGTGATCTGGCTGCTGTTCGACCGTCCGATCAACAGGCTTCGAGCCGCCTGGGTCGCCAGCCGGCGGATCGTCGCCGAGCCGGCGGGGGCGCTGCAGCCGCTCGTCGCCTGA
- a CDS encoding enoyl-CoA hydratase — MSITSPTPKLRVETAFGVARLFIDNAAKRNAFDFDMWRALPPLMKAIEDEPEARVLVISGAPGLSFCSGADISEFSTMRATSDGGRAYEAANVEAFDAISNLSKPTIAAISGFCMGGGMGLAAACDLRVAQEGAVFSIPAAKLGVGYPPSAMRYVVAAVGPQLAFDLFFTARRLSAREARDAGFLVRLMEQESFIGAVHELAESIADNAPLTLKAAKAAIRAAAALPGALSPEGCEALAAACFDSADYDEGRAAFLDKRSPKFRGS, encoded by the coding sequence ATGTCGATCACGTCTCCCACTCCCAAGCTGCGCGTGGAAACCGCCTTCGGCGTCGCGCGCCTTTTCATCGACAACGCCGCCAAGCGCAACGCTTTCGATTTCGACATGTGGCGCGCCCTGCCGCCGCTGATGAAAGCGATCGAGGACGAGCCGGAAGCGCGCGTGCTCGTTATCAGCGGCGCGCCGGGCCTCTCTTTCTGCTCTGGCGCCGATATTTCGGAATTCTCGACCATGCGGGCGACGAGCGACGGGGGACGCGCCTATGAAGCCGCCAATGTCGAGGCTTTCGACGCGATCTCCAATCTCTCCAAGCCGACCATCGCCGCCATATCGGGCTTCTGCATGGGGGGCGGCATGGGGCTCGCTGCGGCCTGCGATCTGCGCGTAGCGCAGGAAGGCGCGGTCTTCTCCATCCCCGCGGCGAAACTCGGCGTCGGCTATCCGCCGTCGGCGATGAGATATGTGGTGGCGGCGGTCGGGCCGCAGCTCGCCTTCGATCTTTTCTTCACGGCGCGGCGTCTCTCTGCGCGGGAGGCGCGCGACGCGGGATTCCTTGTCCGGCTCATGGAGCAGGAGAGTTTTATCGGCGCCGTGCATGAACTCGCCGAGTCGATCGCCGACAATGCGCCCCTGACGCTGAAGGCCGCCAAGGCCGCTATTCGCGCCGCGGCCGCGCTTCCGGGCGCGCTGTCGCCCGAGGGCTGCGAGGCGCTCGCCGCCGCCTGTTTCGACAGTGCGGATTATGATGAAGGCCGCGCCGCCTTTCTCGACAAGCGCTCGCCGAAATTCAGGGGAAGCTGA